One genomic window of Antricoccus suffuscus includes the following:
- a CDS encoding S24 family peptidase — protein sequence MTTGKSRWFRAAVSGQSMAPTLNHGDYVMVRRGGTVRPGQVVLAEFELKPDFIVIKRVVSVDDNGLWLVGDNSAQSDASEKYGYAAPLGVVFARYWPHPRKL from the coding sequence ATGACGACCGGAAAGAGCCGCTGGTTTCGCGCCGCAGTAAGTGGGCAGTCCATGGCCCCGACGCTTAACCACGGCGACTACGTGATGGTCCGCCGAGGCGGCACGGTCCGACCCGGTCAGGTCGTGCTTGCCGAATTCGAGCTAAAGCCGGACTTCATTGTGATCAAACGCGTGGTGTCGGTCGATGACAACGGGTTGTGGCTAGTCGGAGACAACTCCGCGCAGAGCGACGCGAGTGAGAAATACGGGTACGCCGCACCGCTCGGGGTCGTGTTCGCTCGCTACTGGCCCCATCCACGAAAGCTCTGA